A window from Lactiplantibacillus pentosus encodes these proteins:
- a CDS encoding cell wall elongation regulator TseB-like domain-containing protein, with amino-acid sequence MRVQRRRRPERLIMIILVVILAIIVAVYGTLWAAQRPMHQAQKTAYSLAVSKGKLKTTTAFSQYNGTSSYYVVTGTNSKNVPVYALINTNKHHKTTVVKQSAGISRTKALKKVWSKRNPSKVIKATLGEYDGTTVWEITYLNQKKNLCYEILQYSNGNQLKSIINI; translated from the coding sequence ATGCGAGTTCAACGTAGAAGGCGCCCTGAACGGCTCATTATGATTATCTTGGTTGTCATCTTGGCAATCATCGTAGCCGTATATGGGACGTTATGGGCGGCACAGCGACCAATGCATCAAGCCCAAAAGACCGCTTATAGTCTTGCGGTCAGCAAAGGTAAGCTAAAGACGACCACGGCATTTTCACAGTACAATGGGACGAGTAGTTATTACGTTGTAACTGGGACTAACAGCAAGAACGTTCCAGTCTACGCGCTGATCAACACGAATAAGCATCATAAAACGACCGTTGTCAAACAGTCCGCTGGGATTTCACGGACGAAGGCGCTTAAAAAAGTTTGGTCGAAACGTAATCCTAGCAAGGTCATTAAGGCGACCCTTGGTGAATATGATGGCACCACCGTCTGGGAAATTACCTACTTGAATCAGAAAAAGAATTTGTGTTATGAAATCTTGCAGTATTCGAATGGGAACCAACTGAAATCGATTATTAATATTTAA
- a CDS encoding pyridoxal phosphate-dependent aminotransferase, with product MELSRKVMQIQPSATLKISATAKQMVADGIDVINLGIGEPDYQTPDNIKQAAIDSIQNGQASFYTPATGLPALKAAISQRIEADHHYHFDPSQIVVTDGAKMALFTLFQVILNPDDEVLLPVPYWVSYSEQVKLAGGVPVEVPTDDQLRFTAADLEAHRTAKTKALVLNSPQNPSGLVFSRAELTAIMDWANEHDVLVVADEIYEKLLYNGNQFTSVLELDAANMDHVVLINGVSKAYSMTGWRIGYAAGPKEIMAKMGVVLGHAASNPAAVSQYAAIEAFSGDQSSVETMRQGFEARLNELYPLIESLPGFKMPAGKPAGAFYLFPDITEALRLTGYADAPAFVTAVLLEAHVGLVPGEAFGLPGCLRLSYATDMDSLREAHRRLDKFMTEKIAEQAK from the coding sequence ATGGAATTATCGCGTAAAGTAATGCAGATTCAACCGTCAGCAACACTAAAGATCAGTGCAACTGCCAAGCAAATGGTGGCGGATGGCATCGACGTTATCAATTTGGGTATCGGCGAACCCGATTACCAAACCCCTGATAATATTAAGCAGGCCGCCATTGACAGTATTCAAAATGGTCAAGCTAGCTTTTATACGCCAGCGACGGGCTTACCCGCACTGAAGGCGGCAATTAGTCAACGAATTGAAGCGGATCATCATTATCATTTTGATCCCAGTCAAATTGTCGTGACGGATGGCGCCAAAATGGCGTTGTTCACCCTGTTCCAAGTCATCTTGAATCCGGATGACGAGGTTTTATTACCCGTCCCATACTGGGTCAGTTATTCGGAACAAGTTAAGTTGGCTGGTGGGGTACCAGTTGAAGTACCGACCGATGATCAACTGCGGTTCACGGCCGCTGACCTAGAAGCCCATCGGACAGCGAAGACCAAAGCATTGGTCTTGAATTCACCGCAAAATCCATCAGGGTTAGTCTTCAGCCGAGCTGAACTGACTGCCATCATGGACTGGGCCAATGAACACGATGTTTTGGTCGTGGCTGACGAAATTTATGAAAAGCTATTATATAACGGTAATCAATTTACATCCGTGTTAGAATTAGATGCGGCCAATATGGATCACGTTGTTTTGATCAATGGTGTTTCCAAGGCCTACTCAATGACTGGCTGGCGAATCGGGTATGCGGCTGGTCCTAAAGAAATCATGGCGAAGATGGGTGTCGTACTCGGACACGCGGCCAGCAATCCGGCGGCCGTCTCGCAGTATGCGGCCATCGAAGCATTCAGTGGTGATCAGTCTTCAGTCGAAACGATGCGTCAAGGGTTTGAGGCGCGGTTGAATGAACTTTATCCGCTGATTGAGAGTCTGCCAGGCTTCAAGATGCCAGCTGGTAAGCCAGCAGGGGCCTTTTACTTGTTCCCAGACATCACCGAAGCCTTGCGCTTGACTGGTTATGCCGACGCGCCCGCGTTCGTGACGGCGGTGCTGCTTGAAGCACACGTCGGGTTAGTTCCTGGGGAAGCGTTTGGGTTACCAGGTTGCTTACGATTGAGCTATGCAACTGACATGGATTCGTTACGCGAAGCCCATCGACGTTTAGATAAATTTATGACAGAAAAAATTGCTGAACAAGCAAAGTAA
- the asnS gene encoding asparagine--tRNA ligase — protein MQQISIIDAKDHVDEKVKIGAWLTNKRSSGKIAFLQLRDGSAFFQGVVVKSQVSEAVFELAKEVKQEASMWITGVIHEDSRSKFGYEIEVEDIEVVGESEEYPITPKEHGVDFLLDHRHLWLRSKRPWAIMNIRNEVTRATYEFFNQEGFIKMDPPILTGSAPEGTTELFHTEYFDRDAYLSQSGQLYAEAGALAYGKVFTFGPTFRAEKSKTRRHLIEFWMIEPEMAFMHQEQSLEVQERYIAFLVQGVIDHCQYALDILGRDVETLKKYTKLPYPRISYDEAIELLKANDFDVDWGVDFGSPEETFLADHFDQPVFVLNYPKAIKPFYMKPHPTREDVVICADLLAPEGYGEIIGGSERATDYNYLLDQIKKAGLNPDDYAWYLDLRKYGSVPHSGFGLGLERFLTWITAEDHVRETIPFPRLLNRIYP, from the coding sequence GTGCAACAGATCAGTATTATCGACGCTAAGGACCATGTTGACGAAAAAGTTAAGATTGGGGCTTGGCTAACTAATAAGCGTTCAAGTGGGAAGATTGCCTTCTTACAATTACGCGATGGTTCAGCCTTTTTCCAAGGGGTCGTCGTTAAAAGCCAAGTGAGCGAAGCTGTTTTTGAGCTCGCTAAGGAAGTCAAACAAGAAGCTAGCATGTGGATTACGGGTGTGATTCATGAAGATAGCCGCTCCAAGTTTGGCTACGAAATCGAAGTTGAAGACATTGAAGTGGTCGGCGAGAGTGAAGAATATCCAATTACACCTAAGGAACACGGGGTTGATTTCTTATTAGACCATCGTCACTTATGGCTTCGTTCAAAACGACCATGGGCAATTATGAACATTCGTAATGAAGTTACCCGGGCCACGTATGAATTCTTCAATCAAGAAGGCTTCATCAAGATGGATCCACCAATTTTGACCGGGAGTGCGCCAGAAGGAACGACTGAACTGTTCCATACGGAATACTTCGACCGGGACGCCTACTTGTCTCAAAGTGGTCAGTTATACGCTGAAGCTGGCGCATTAGCTTACGGCAAGGTCTTCACATTTGGCCCAACTTTCCGGGCTGAAAAGTCTAAGACACGTCGTCATTTGATCGAGTTCTGGATGATTGAACCAGAAATGGCCTTCATGCACCAAGAACAAAGCTTGGAAGTTCAAGAACGCTACATTGCTTTCTTAGTTCAAGGTGTCATCGACCACTGTCAATACGCCTTAGATATTTTAGGTCGCGATGTCGAAACACTGAAGAAATACACGAAATTGCCTTACCCACGGATCAGTTACGATGAAGCCATCGAATTATTGAAAGCCAACGACTTCGATGTTGATTGGGGTGTTGATTTTGGCTCGCCAGAAGAAACTTTCTTAGCAGACCACTTTGACCAACCCGTCTTCGTTTTAAACTATCCAAAGGCCATCAAGCCATTCTACATGAAGCCACACCCAACGCGTGAAGACGTTGTGATTTGTGCGGACTTATTGGCACCAGAAGGGTATGGTGAAATCATCGGTGGTTCTGAACGGGCCACGGACTATAACTACCTGCTGGACCAAATCAAGAAAGCTGGCTTGAACCCTGACGATTACGCTTGGTACTTGGACTTGCGTAAGTATGGGAGCGTCCCTCACTCTGGTTTCGGGCTTGGTTTGGAACGCTTCTTAACGTGGATCACCGCTGAGGACCACGTACGGGAGACGATTCCATTCCCACGTTTATTGAACCGGATTTACCCGTAA
- a CDS encoding DnaD domain-containing protein, whose product MESLAAALVNDGQTTIANALLAHYREIGVTNDELLVYLQFKRLIDQGNQFPDAAVIAKSLGESTNTVFQRLHEMLAKKLLTIESITGDDQKIHDRYNFDGLYDKLAVALKKQPVTDQAEKQAANENKRQKVFRAIQTEFGRDLSPIEMESISKWFDEDHYDPDVIELALREAVLRQVYNLTYMDRILLNWQKRNLKTAAQVEAERQRSIEQRLNSAPQPQRQTGENALPKIPLFKLGDEQS is encoded by the coding sequence ATGGAGTCTTTAGCAGCGGCATTAGTGAATGATGGTCAGACCACGATTGCCAATGCCTTACTGGCGCATTATCGTGAGATCGGCGTCACTAATGATGAGTTATTGGTTTATCTACAATTCAAACGGTTGATCGATCAAGGCAATCAATTCCCGGATGCAGCGGTGATTGCCAAGAGTTTAGGTGAGTCAACGAACACCGTTTTTCAGCGCTTGCATGAAATGTTGGCTAAAAAGTTACTAACGATTGAATCGATTACTGGGGATGATCAAAAAATTCATGACCGGTATAATTTTGACGGTCTCTACGACAAGTTGGCCGTGGCTCTTAAAAAGCAACCTGTCACGGATCAGGCTGAAAAGCAAGCCGCTAATGAGAACAAACGACAGAAAGTATTTCGTGCGATTCAGACTGAGTTTGGGCGGGACTTGTCGCCAATCGAAATGGAAAGCATTAGTAAGTGGTTTGATGAAGACCATTACGACCCCGACGTTATCGAGTTGGCATTGCGTGAAGCCGTATTACGGCAAGTGTACAACCTGACTTACATGGACCGAATCTTGCTGAATTGGCAGAAGCGCAACTTGAAGACTGCGGCTCAGGTCGAAGCTGAACGTCAACGCAGCATCGAACAACGGCTGAATTCAGCCCCACAACCGCAACGCCAAACTGGCGAGAACGCGCTACCTAAAATCCCACTCTTTAAGTTGGGTGATGAGCAGTCTTAA
- a CDS encoding methionine ABC transporter ATP-binding protein: protein MTEAVIDLTKIGVTFKDGQQTIQAVQDVDLKIEAGDIYGIIGYSGAGKSTLVRVINLLQVPTTGRVVVNGQALQELSPVALRQARKRVGMIFQHFNLMQSRTVLGNVVYPLLGQKISKSERRAKALRLLKLVGLEDYADSYPDKLSGGQKQRVAIARALVTDPQILISDEATSALDPKTTAAILSLLQQVNRDLGVTIVLITHEMQVIKSVCHHVAVMENGRIIERGPVAQVFTAPQAPLTVDFVETSTNVRAAIERITRTIKLSELADDQELIAFKFVGQSTKQGIVSHLSQTLGVDVNILFANIDQIDGQNVGDMIAIITGNLPAFNQAIAQLADQGVQTHVINEQDVKELVD from the coding sequence ATGACAGAAGCAGTAATTGATTTAACGAAGATTGGTGTAACGTTTAAGGATGGCCAGCAGACGATTCAGGCCGTTCAAGACGTGGATTTAAAAATTGAGGCTGGTGACATCTATGGCATCATCGGCTATTCTGGGGCTGGAAAAAGTACGCTAGTCCGGGTCATTAATTTACTACAGGTCCCAACAACTGGGCGGGTGGTCGTTAATGGTCAGGCTTTGCAAGAGCTTTCGCCAGTTGCCTTGCGACAGGCACGTAAACGGGTCGGTATGATTTTCCAACATTTTAACTTAATGCAGTCGCGGACGGTGCTCGGTAACGTGGTTTATCCACTACTCGGGCAAAAAATCAGTAAGTCTGAGCGCCGGGCTAAAGCGCTACGGTTACTTAAACTGGTTGGCCTGGAAGATTACGCTGACAGCTATCCAGATAAATTGTCGGGTGGGCAAAAGCAACGAGTGGCAATTGCCAGGGCACTGGTGACTGATCCGCAAATTCTGATTTCAGATGAAGCGACCAGTGCACTCGATCCCAAAACGACCGCGGCGATTCTGTCGTTACTGCAACAGGTGAATCGGGACTTAGGTGTTACGATCGTGCTGATTACGCATGAGATGCAAGTGATCAAGAGTGTTTGTCATCACGTGGCTGTTATGGAAAATGGCCGGATCATTGAACGTGGCCCTGTTGCGCAAGTCTTTACGGCACCCCAAGCGCCACTGACGGTTGATTTTGTGGAAACATCCACCAATGTGCGGGCAGCCATTGAACGCATCACGCGGACGATCAAATTGAGTGAACTGGCAGATGATCAAGAATTAATTGCGTTTAAATTCGTGGGGCAATCGACCAAGCAAGGCATCGTTTCCCATCTCTCACAAACGCTCGGTGTGGATGTCAACATTCTGTTTGCCAATATTGACCAGATCGATGGTCAAAATGTCGGTGATATGATTGCGATTATTACGGGTAATTTGCCCGCATTCAATCAAGCGATTGCGCAACTCGCTGACCAGGGTGTGCAGACTCATGTGATTAATGAACAAGATGTAAAGGAGTTGGTGGACTGA
- a CDS encoding methionine ABC transporter permease, with product MSALIPNVLQMKAEFIQATWETLYMTAINAIVAGILGLGLGVLLVVTQPGGILADRPSYELLDKLTNLLRSVPFIILLAVISPLTSYLVGTTVGTTASLVPLVFGIFPFYARQVQNALLDVDGGIVEAAQSMGSSPAAIIFRVYLKEGLPDLVRVSIVTVISLIGLTTMAGAIGAGGLGDIAISIGYARFENDVTLVAMIIILVMVFAVQLFGDWLVKRVSHQ from the coding sequence ATGAGTGCCTTGATACCAAATGTGTTACAAATGAAAGCAGAATTTATTCAAGCAACCTGGGAGACGCTGTACATGACCGCAATCAATGCCATCGTAGCGGGTATACTTGGCCTGGGTCTCGGGGTATTACTAGTCGTTACCCAACCCGGTGGGATTTTGGCGGACCGGCCGTCTTATGAATTATTAGATAAACTAACTAACTTATTGCGGTCTGTGCCATTCATTATTTTGCTGGCAGTCATTTCGCCACTGACCAGTTACTTAGTTGGGACGACGGTGGGGACAACGGCTTCACTGGTGCCATTAGTTTTTGGCATTTTTCCATTCTATGCTCGGCAGGTACAAAATGCCCTATTAGATGTAGATGGTGGCATCGTTGAGGCTGCTCAATCGATGGGCTCGAGCCCGGCCGCGATTATTTTTCGCGTGTATCTCAAGGAAGGCCTACCAGATTTAGTCCGAGTTTCCATCGTCACCGTCATTAGTTTGATTGGGTTGACCACGATGGCTGGCGCAATTGGTGCTGGCGGTCTTGGTGACATCGCCATCAGCATTGGATATGCCCGGTTTGAAAATGACGTGACGTTGGTCGCAATGATTATTATTCTAGTGATGGTGTTTGCCGTTCAGTTATTCGGCGACTGGCTCGTCAAACGAGTCTCACACCAGTAA
- a CDS encoding MetQ/NlpA family ABC transporter substrate-binding protein, with protein MKRLAWWLLGIAVIVGVCVGLHEITSYSARAQQSATITVGSMGSDYEVWQHIAKSTEAKQMGLTIKVKQITDGVQLNKATADGDVDVNAFQSWSYYETYNRQNPKAKLAALGTTYLEPMGIYSKKYQNVDEIPDGATIAIADNPSQASRGLLLLQKAGLIKLSANFGVLGTIKDITSNPRHLKFKQIDDTTGPRIIKNVDAVLISNTVALEGHLHVLQDSIYHESMNKSTKDNVNILATAAKNKHRASYLKLVKLYHRAAIQKYIKQKYYGTKINVEEPLTYFDN; from the coding sequence ATGAAACGATTAGCATGGTGGTTATTAGGCATTGCAGTGATTGTCGGCGTGTGCGTCGGCTTACACGAAATTACAAGTTACTCCGCACGGGCGCAACAAAGTGCCACGATTACGGTGGGCTCAATGGGTTCAGATTATGAGGTATGGCAGCATATTGCTAAAAGTACCGAAGCCAAGCAAATGGGGCTAACAATTAAAGTTAAACAGATCACGGATGGTGTTCAGTTGAACAAAGCCACGGCGGACGGCGATGTGGACGTGAACGCGTTTCAGTCGTGGTCGTATTATGAAACCTACAATCGGCAAAATCCCAAGGCCAAATTGGCAGCGTTAGGAACGACCTATCTAGAACCGATGGGAATTTATTCTAAAAAATATCAAAATGTCGATGAAATTCCAGATGGCGCAACGATCGCAATTGCCGATAATCCGTCGCAAGCATCACGGGGACTGCTGTTGTTGCAAAAAGCGGGACTCATTAAATTATCGGCGAACTTTGGCGTCCTCGGAACGATTAAAGATATTACTAGCAATCCACGACATTTGAAGTTCAAGCAAATTGATGATACGACTGGACCGCGAATTATTAAGAACGTCGATGCCGTCTTGATTTCAAACACTGTCGCCTTGGAAGGACATTTACACGTCTTACAAGATTCGATTTATCATGAAAGTATGAATAAAAGCACTAAGGATAATGTCAATATTTTGGCGACCGCGGCGAAAAACAAGCATCGGGCCAGCTATCTCAAACTGGTCAAATTGTATCACCGTGCGGCTATCCAGAAATATATCAAGCAGAAATATTATGGGACGAAAATCAACGTCGAAGAGCCCCTCACTTATTTCGATAATTGA
- a CDS encoding universal stress protein: MYERILVPLDGSDNAYFALEHAIELAKVFESQLFLLNVIDTNRFGVYSPDVFTSAAPDMMSFDEAQSKKLLEQAQERVEAHQLHAEIIRQTGVPKVAIAVDVPKAQNIDLIVIGRSGTNAISRLFLGSTTAYVVRNTEANVTVVNMPNDEAEEHERADTTQDETD; encoded by the coding sequence ATGTATGAACGAATTTTAGTCCCACTCGATGGTTCGGATAATGCTTACTTCGCGTTAGAACATGCGATTGAACTTGCCAAGGTATTTGAGTCACAGCTGTTCTTACTCAATGTGATCGATACGAATCGGTTTGGCGTCTATAGCCCGGATGTGTTTACAAGTGCGGCCCCAGATATGATGAGTTTTGATGAAGCACAGAGTAAGAAGCTGTTGGAGCAGGCGCAAGAACGTGTTGAAGCCCACCAGCTACACGCCGAAATTATTCGGCAGACGGGGGTCCCAAAAGTGGCGATTGCGGTCGATGTGCCTAAAGCACAAAATATTGACCTGATCGTGATTGGCCGTTCTGGAACCAACGCGATTTCACGACTATTCTTAGGGTCGACCACGGCCTACGTGGTGCGCAATACAGAAGCCAACGTGACAGTCGTGAACATGCCGAATGATGAAGCCGAAGAACATGAACGGGCGGATACCACTCAGGATGAGACTGACTAG
- a CDS encoding extracellular solute-binding protein — protein sequence MSKLAIITLSTLGVLTLGATIYTNSHRSKAVNAASNATEQQTLTVYAAGPKPLSDQIIKGFEHQTGIKVKSFDGTTGKILSKVKAEQANPQADVLILASMAAGVDLQRNGQLLTYHDAKHAQQLNPAFQDKHQQLFSYSASAVGITYNKQQVKVAPTDWSDLTKPEFRNQVTIPDPQTSGSSLDFINTYQMQHGNRLLKALKQNGAEMGGANKEVLDAVVTGQKAAVFGGVDYMSIAAIKKGERIGFVYPKSGTLVNPRPAMILKSSRHQTAAKKFVDYLLSAKVQQQVEQNHLIAGTTTKLTNPLNNQPINTYRVNWQRANTALTDNLASFKQVFN from the coding sequence ATGTCTAAATTAGCAATCATCACCCTGTCCACTTTAGGTGTCTTGACGCTGGGTGCAACCATCTACACGAATAGCCACCGTTCCAAAGCCGTAAATGCCGCTAGCAATGCAACCGAGCAACAAACCTTGACGGTATACGCCGCTGGTCCCAAGCCGTTGTCCGATCAAATCATTAAAGGTTTCGAACACCAGACTGGGATCAAGGTCAAAAGTTTTGATGGAACGACCGGTAAAATCTTGAGTAAAGTCAAGGCAGAACAGGCGAACCCCCAAGCAGACGTCCTGATTCTCGCCTCAATGGCCGCTGGTGTCGACTTACAACGCAACGGTCAACTATTGACCTACCATGATGCCAAACACGCCCAGCAGCTTAATCCAGCCTTTCAGGACAAGCACCAGCAACTCTTTAGTTACAGTGCTTCTGCAGTCGGTATCACTTACAATAAGCAACAAGTCAAAGTAGCACCGACGGATTGGTCCGATTTAACCAAGCCTGAATTTCGCAATCAAGTCACCATTCCGGATCCCCAAACGTCTGGTTCCAGTCTGGATTTCATAAACACCTACCAAATGCAACATGGTAATCGGTTACTGAAGGCTCTCAAACAGAATGGGGCCGAAATGGGTGGCGCGAACAAGGAAGTGCTCGATGCGGTCGTCACTGGCCAAAAAGCCGCTGTTTTCGGGGGCGTTGATTACATGAGCATCGCCGCCATCAAAAAAGGCGAACGAATCGGTTTCGTCTACCCTAAAAGCGGAACGCTCGTCAATCCGCGACCAGCAATGATTTTAAAATCAAGTCGCCACCAGACTGCCGCCAAGAAATTTGTGGATTACTTGTTATCAGCTAAGGTGCAACAACAAGTCGAACAAAACCATCTGATTGCCGGGACAACGACCAAGCTGACGAACCCATTGAACAACCAGCCGATCAACACCTATCGCGTCAACTGGCAACGTGCCAATACGGCGTTGACCGACAACTTAGCCAGCTTCAAGCAGGTCTTTAATTGA
- a CDS encoding ABC transporter ATP-binding protein, with the protein MIHDKLTSTIRLTNFINLEELSILVAIKLQHVSKSYQGPVIEDLNLTIPTQQITALVGPSGSGKSTLLNLIAGLTTPDSGQIWFDEQPIFAADQSLNCPPAKRQLAMVFQDFALWPHMTVHQNIAFAIETHLSKAECRKRVEWALAQVSLADYGQRYPRELSGGQQQRVALARALATQPDLILFDEALSALDPQLRLQLQQDISALVKAHHLTAIFVTHDRQEALRIADNIVLLHAGQVVQSDTAANLYQHPRNQFAARFMGPLNQIDDHTAVRPEHVHLVEQGADGPCYPGQILTSTFMGDHYDTLVQMADYQWHLKTALPYAPATITMTVDSSAILTY; encoded by the coding sequence ATGATACATGACAAATTAACTAGCACAATACGTTTAACCAACTTTATCAATTTAGAGGAGTTATCCATTTTGGTCGCGATTAAATTACAACACGTTTCAAAAAGCTACCAAGGACCCGTCATTGAGGACCTCAACTTGACGATTCCGACGCAGCAGATCACTGCCCTGGTTGGCCCATCCGGTTCAGGTAAGTCCACCCTGTTAAACCTCATTGCGGGTTTAACGACGCCCGACAGTGGTCAGATCTGGTTCGATGAGCAACCAATTTTTGCTGCTGACCAGTCGCTCAACTGCCCACCAGCAAAGCGCCAATTAGCGATGGTTTTTCAGGACTTCGCACTCTGGCCACACATGACGGTCCATCAGAACATCGCGTTTGCGATTGAGACCCACTTGTCTAAAGCTGAGTGCCGAAAACGCGTCGAGTGGGCGCTCGCGCAAGTCAGCTTAGCTGATTACGGCCAACGCTATCCACGGGAGCTCTCCGGTGGTCAGCAGCAACGCGTGGCGCTCGCCCGGGCGCTGGCCACTCAGCCCGATTTAATTTTATTTGATGAAGCCCTGAGCGCACTCGACCCACAACTACGGCTACAACTGCAACAGGATATCAGTGCGCTGGTTAAGGCGCATCATTTGACCGCCATTTTTGTGACTCATGACCGCCAAGAAGCGTTACGAATCGCAGATAATATTGTGCTGCTACATGCCGGACAGGTCGTCCAAAGTGATACCGCTGCCAATTTGTATCAGCATCCGCGTAACCAGTTTGCCGCACGCTTTATGGGTCCGTTGAATCAAATCGACGATCATACTGCGGTTCGTCCGGAACACGTGCATCTCGTGGAACAGGGCGCGGATGGTCCATGTTATCCAGGACAAATTCTGACTTCAACCTTCATGGGTGATCACTATGACACGCTGGTCCAGATGGCCGACTATCAATGGCATCTCAAAACTGCCCTGCCGTACGCCCCCGCAACGATTACGATGACCGTCGACTCGTCTGCAATTCTTACTTATTAG